A stretch of DNA from Basfia succiniciproducens:
CCGGCTCGCCGGAATTCCAGGTATCAATCAGCATAAAGCCGGTATTGAAATCGATCCAGTATTCATCGGGCAAACGTCCGCCGGCGGGCAATCCCAAGAAATTAGAAACATAGAGAATAAGGATAAGTCCCCACCAAAAAATAGGCATGGAATAACCGGTCAGCGATAACGCCGTCACCGTGTGGGAGATCCAGCTGTCTTTTTTTACCGCGGCAATAACCCCAAGAAAAATCCCGGCAATTAACGACCATAGCAAGGCAAAAAACGCCAGTTCTACAGTAGCGGGGAAAAGAGTGAAGAATTCTTTCAAAACCGGTTCATTATTACGGAATGAACGACCGAAATCTCCTTGTACAACGCCTTTTATATAATTTAGATATTGTTCGGGTAAAGGATCGTTCAACCCCATTTGCTCCATCATTTGCGCATGAACGATAGGATCAACGCCCCGCTCTCCCATACGGATTTCGACAGGATCGCCGGGAATAAAATGAACCAGTGCAAACGTAACCAACGTGATGGCTAAAAAAGTAGGAATAACCATCAAAATACGTTTGAGAATAAACTTAAACATAAAATTTCTCGTTAGGTTGTAATTATGAAAAGTGCGGTGATTTTTTCGTTTCTATGACAATACCCGCACCAAAGATAAGCATATTTTCTTATTAGGGGGTATGGAGGGGTTTGGCAGGAGTTTGCTTTACCTAAGTTTTAAAGCATAAAGACCTTAAATAATGAAAATACCCCGCGAAATTAAATTATCGGGCGCTTCAACCGACAGCGCCGTCAATGTCAATAATTAATAATAAAACAGCAATCGTCGAACAAAACATTAGCATATAAGAACTTGATTGCAAAGTCTCCCCGAGAAGAAAAGAAGCCGAGGATATAGAAAAAAGATTTAAATAATCCCTAAAGCTTTTCTAAATTTGCCAAATGCGCAATTAACCATTTGATCCCCTGCCCCTGGAACGCGATTTGCAAACGGGTGTTATTATCCGAGCCTTCAACATTAATCACCGTTCCCGTGCCGAATTTGCCGTGTTTCACTTTTTGCCCGGTTTTCCAACCGCTGTCGTTTAACGGTGAAATTTTCACAGAACCGACCGCACTTTGATTGTAAGCGCGGGTAACCGTACCCCGCAAACGAACCGCCTGAATACATTCCTGCGGTAATTCATTGATAAAACGGGACGGAATATGACGCTCTTCTTTGCCGTATAATCGGCGACTTTCCGCATAGCAAATAGTCAATTTCTGTTTTGCCCGGGTGATCCCCACATAAGCCAAACGGCGTTCTTCTTCCAAACGCCCCGGTTCTTCTAAAGACATAAAGCTAGGGAATAAGCCTTCTTCTACGCCGACCATAAACACCCGCGGAAATTCCAGACCTTTAGCCGAATGCAAAGTCATCATTTGCACACAGGATTGATGAGGAGATGCCTGCTCTTCACCGGCCTCAAGAGATGCATGCGTTAAAAAGGCGCTTAGATCCGACATATCTTCCGCATCATCAGGTTTGATGAATTCCCGCGTTGCGGAAACCAGTTCTTCCAGGTTTTCAATACGAACCTCACCTTTTTCGCCTTTTTCCTGTTTATACATTTCATATAAACCGGAATGCTTAATGACAAAATCCGTTTGCGCAAATAAAGGCATTTCTTCCGTTTCCTGCGCCAAGGAATTAATTAATTCGCAAAAGCGCAGTAATGCCGTTGCCGAACGTCCCGCCAGTTTATTTTCACCGATAGCTAACTGAGTGGCTTGCCATAAGGTAATTTCCCGCTCGCGGGTAAGATTACGCAACACATCTAAAGTGCGATCGCCAATACCGCGTGTCGGCGTATTGATAACCCGTTCAAAAGCGGCGTCATCCTGCCGATTCGCAATCAAACGCAAATACGCCAACGCATCTTTAATTTCCTGACGCTCGAAGAACCGCATACCGCCATAAATCCGATAAGGAATTTGCGCGCGAATCAAAGCCTCTTCAATC
This window harbors:
- a CDS encoding ABC transporter permease subunit — protein: MFKFILKRILMVIPTFLAITLVTFALVHFIPGDPVEIRMGERGVDPIVHAQMMEQMGLNDPLPEQYLNYIKGVVQGDFGRSFRNNEPVLKEFFTLFPATVELAFFALLWSLIAGIFLGVIAAVKKDSWISHTVTALSLTGYSMPIFWWGLILILYVSNFLGLPAGGRLPDEYWIDFNTGFMLIDTWNSGEPGAFVAAIKSLILPAVVLGTIPLAVVTRMTRSSMLEVLGEDYIRTAKAKGLSTTRIVIVHALRNALIPVITVVGLIVGQLLSGAVLTENIFSWPGIGKWIIDAINARDYPVLQGSVLIISTIIIVVNLLVDVIYGVVNPRIRHN